A portion of the Pseudomonadales bacterium genome contains these proteins:
- the yaaA gene encoding peroxide stress protein YaaA → MIIVISPAKALDYESPVHSTSFSQPDFLDRSAQLIDILRVQTPARIAELMSLSDALVELNVARYAQWARPFTPDNARQALFAFNGDVYEGLGASSLSEADLAWSQEHLRILSGLYGVLRPLDLMQAYRLEMGTRLQNAHGKDLYAFWNEAITSELNRLLAAEAEAGREPVLLNLASDEYFRAVKAKRLAGRIVHTAFEDWKGGRYKIISFFAKRARGLMSRFIICNRIDSVARLRDFAAEGYAFAPAASSNERLVFRRREQ, encoded by the coding sequence ATGATCATCGTGATTTCTCCGGCGAAGGCGCTCGACTACGAGAGCCCTGTGCACAGCACATCCTTCAGCCAGCCGGATTTTCTGGATCGCTCGGCACAACTGATCGACATCCTGCGGGTGCAGACACCGGCACGGATCGCGGAACTGATGTCGTTGTCGGATGCACTTGTCGAACTCAACGTCGCACGCTACGCGCAGTGGGCGCGGCCATTCACTCCGGACAACGCCAGGCAGGCCCTGTTCGCGTTCAACGGTGATGTCTACGAGGGACTGGGTGCCTCCAGCCTGTCGGAGGCCGATCTGGCGTGGTCGCAGGAGCACCTGCGTATCCTCTCCGGTCTGTACGGCGTGTTGCGTCCGCTCGACCTGATGCAAGCGTATCGGCTCGAAATGGGCACACGACTGCAAAACGCCCACGGCAAGGATCTGTACGCGTTCTGGAACGAAGCCATCACCAGCGAATTGAACCGCCTGCTCGCGGCCGAAGCAGAAGCCGGACGCGAACCCGTCCTGCTCAACCTGGCGTCTGACGAATACTTCAGGGCGGTGAAGGCGAAGCGACTCGCAGGGCGTATCGTCCACACCGCATTCGAGGACTGGAAGGGCGGACGCTACAAGATCATCAGCTTCTTCGCCAAGCGCGCGCGTGGCCTGATGAGCCGTTTCATCATCTGCAACCGCATCGACAGCGTCGCCAGGCTGCGGGATTTTGCCGCCGAAGGCTATGCCTTCGCACCCGCCGCATCCAGCAACGAGCGACTGGTGTTTCGCCGCCGCGAGCAGTGA
- the rimI gene encoding ribosomal protein S18-alanine N-acetyltransferase codes for MREASTDDAPAIAALDARVNASPWSADAVRETLQRAGGFVFCMPDGALAGFVLFTVVADECEILDIAIDPEYRRAGRASRLLEAAQRAAADRGATRCLLEVRESNASAQAFYHSAGFAVTGRRRDYYRTTTGREDALLMSRSIARENGSCPS; via the coding sequence ATGAGAGAGGCAAGCACCGACGATGCGCCGGCGATCGCGGCGCTCGATGCGCGCGTCAACGCGTCGCCGTGGAGTGCCGATGCGGTACGCGAGACGCTGCAGCGCGCGGGAGGTTTCGTGTTTTGCATGCCTGATGGCGCACTGGCCGGCTTCGTGCTGTTCACGGTCGTGGCGGACGAGTGCGAGATTCTCGATATCGCCATCGATCCAGAGTACCGGCGAGCGGGAAGGGCAAGCCGACTGCTCGAGGCAGCGCAGCGTGCGGCGGCCGATCGCGGTGCGACACGCTGCCTGCTCGAGGTGCGCGAGTCCAACGCTTCGGCGCAAGCCTTCTACCATTCTGCGGGCTTTGCGGTGACGGGACGACGCAGGGACTACTACCGTACGACGACCGGGCGCGAAGACGCGCTCCTGATGTCCCGATCCATAGCCAGGGAGAACGGATCATGCCCATCGTAA
- a CDS encoding 2-isopropylmalate synthase, with protein MSKDHLIIFDTTMRDGEQSPGASMTRDEKIRIARALERLNVDVIEAGFAIASPGDFEAVKAVAETVKNCSVASLARAAARDIAEAAAALKNAVRPRIHTFIATSPIHMQYKLQMTPEQVLDQAVRSVRQARNHTDDVEFSCEDASRSEFDFLCRIIEATIAAGATTINLPDTVGYGEPGQYGEFIGRLIRTVPNADKAVFSVHCHNDLGLAVANSLSAVMNGARQVECTINGLGERAGNASLEEIVMAVRTRADIFPVETRIVTEEIVPTSRLVSSVTGFPVQPNKAIVGANAFAHEAGIHQDGVLKHRETYEIMRAQDVGWSTNRLVLGKHSGRAAVRARFEELGISFETREELESAFHRFKELADKKHEIFDEDLQAIATNVSVGDAVERFELVALEAVSHTGEKPRAHVTLKIDGVEHDSAAEGDGPVDAVFKAIENKVHSGTRLLLFSINAITSGTDSQAEVMVRLERDSRIVNGAGADTDIIVASAKAYLHALNVMGSAARAHPQIDGV; from the coding sequence ATGAGCAAGGACCATTTGATCATTTTCGATACCACGATGCGCGACGGCGAACAGAGCCCCGGTGCGTCGATGACCCGTGACGAGAAAATCCGCATCGCGCGCGCACTGGAACGACTGAACGTCGACGTGATCGAAGCCGGCTTCGCGATCGCGAGTCCGGGGGACTTCGAGGCCGTGAAGGCAGTGGCCGAGACAGTGAAGAACTGTTCGGTGGCGAGCCTTGCACGCGCCGCTGCACGCGATATCGCGGAGGCGGCTGCAGCGCTGAAGAATGCGGTGCGCCCGCGTATCCATACATTCATTGCGACATCGCCGATCCACATGCAGTACAAGCTGCAGATGACGCCGGAGCAGGTACTCGATCAGGCGGTGCGGTCGGTGCGCCAGGCCCGTAACCACACTGACGACGTCGAGTTCTCGTGTGAAGACGCCAGCCGTTCGGAGTTCGACTTCCTGTGCCGGATCATCGAAGCGACGATTGCTGCCGGGGCAACCACGATCAACCTGCCCGATACAGTCGGCTACGGTGAGCCCGGGCAGTACGGGGAATTCATCGGCAGGCTGATTCGCACGGTACCGAATGCGGACAAGGCGGTGTTCTCGGTGCACTGCCACAATGACCTCGGGCTTGCAGTTGCGAACTCGCTGTCGGCAGTGATGAACGGTGCACGCCAGGTCGAATGCACGATCAACGGGCTCGGCGAGCGTGCCGGCAACGCTTCGCTGGAAGAAATCGTGATGGCAGTGCGCACGCGCGCAGACATCTTTCCGGTCGAGACGCGCATCGTGACCGAAGAGATTGTGCCGACCTCGCGTCTGGTTTCGTCGGTCACCGGCTTTCCGGTGCAACCGAACAAGGCGATCGTGGGTGCAAATGCGTTCGCGCACGAGGCTGGCATCCATCAGGACGGGGTGCTCAAGCATCGCGAGACCTACGAGATCATGCGCGCGCAGGACGTGGGCTGGAGCACCAACCGGCTCGTGCTCGGCAAGCACTCGGGACGTGCAGCGGTGCGGGCGCGTTTCGAGGAGCTCGGTATCAGCTTCGAGACGCGCGAAGAGCTCGAAAGTGCGTTCCATCGCTTCAAGGAACTGGCGGACAAGAAGCACGAGATCTTCGATGAGGATCTGCAGGCGATCGCCACCAACGTCAGCGTTGGGGATGCCGTGGAGCGTTTCGAGCTGGTTGCGCTGGAGGCGGTATCGCACACGGGCGAGAAGCCACGTGCGCACGTCACGCTGAAGATCGACGGGGTCGAGCACGACAGTGCCGCGGAGGGTGACGGTCCGGTCGATGCAGTATTCAAGGCGATCGAGAACAAGGTGCACAGCGGTACCAGGCTGCTGTTGTTCTCGATCAATGCGATCACTTCCGGCACTGACTCGCAGGCGGAGGTCATGGTGCGCCTCGAACGCGATTCGCGCATCGTCAACGGTGCCGGGGCCGATACCGACATCATCGTCGCATCGGCGAAGGCATATCTGCACGCGCTGAACGTGATGGGTAGTGCTGCGCGCGCGCATCCGCAGATCGACGGTGTCTGA
- the pssA gene encoding CDP-diacylglycerol--serine O-phosphatidyltransferase, whose product MEQETATDDLSGGQLGLPVDEHVEEVSEDGRRVRRRGVYLLPNLLTTGALFAGFYAIVASMNGQFGPAAIAIFVAMFFDGLDGRVARLTNTQSAFGVQYDSLSDMVSFGVAPALVAFNWALSALGKPGWAAAFLYVAGAALRLARFNTQAASSDNRFFRGLASPAAAALLASLVWTATDFGLVREKLPVVVAVIAAVLTAGAGVLMVSNFRYHSFKKFDFRRRVPFVIILLPVLVIGVVSLDPPRILLLMAIVYALSAPLQFLLQRRSRRTKSP is encoded by the coding sequence GTGGAGCAGGAAACAGCAACGGATGATCTGTCGGGTGGGCAGCTTGGCTTGCCGGTCGACGAACACGTGGAAGAGGTTTCCGAGGACGGGCGCCGTGTGCGTCGACGCGGCGTGTACCTGTTGCCGAATCTTCTGACCACCGGTGCACTCTTCGCCGGCTTCTATGCGATCGTCGCGAGCATGAACGGTCAGTTCGGACCGGCGGCAATCGCGATTTTCGTCGCGATGTTCTTTGACGGGCTCGATGGGCGTGTCGCCCGGCTCACGAACACCCAGAGCGCGTTCGGTGTTCAGTACGACAGCCTCTCCGATATGGTGTCGTTCGGTGTCGCACCGGCACTGGTTGCATTCAACTGGGCGTTGTCGGCACTCGGCAAGCCCGGCTGGGCTGCCGCCTTTCTTTATGTTGCAGGAGCCGCATTGCGCCTTGCGCGTTTCAATACCCAGGCCGCATCGTCCGACAACAGGTTCTTTCGCGGGCTTGCAAGTCCTGCCGCTGCAGCGCTGTTGGCGTCTCTGGTCTGGACAGCCACCGATTTCGGTCTGGTGCGTGAGAAATTGCCGGTCGTCGTCGCGGTGATCGCAGCCGTGCTGACCGCTGGTGCCGGTGTGCTGATGGTCAGCAACTTCCGTTATCACAGCTTCAAGAAGTTCGATTTCCGGCGACGTGTGCCGTTCGTGATCATCCTGCTGCCGGTGCTCGTGATCGGTGTGGTCAGTCTCGACCCGCCACGTATCCTGCTGCTGATGGCGATTGTCTACGCACTGTCAGCACCCTTGCAGTTCCTGCTGCAGCGCCGCAGCAGGCGTACGAAAAGTCCTTGA
- the ilvY gene encoding HTH-type transcriptional activator IlvY, protein MDTRDLRAFMLLAEALHFGQAAQAAHLSPSALSRTIQRLETELDCRLFERNNREVRLTRAGRVLQVQARELFERLRGLRAQLGADSQALQGSVSLYCSVTASYSLLAGLLSGFRSRHPAVEVNVHTGDEASALARVVRGREDVAIAARPEQLPAGIAFLELATTPLVFIAPATGRFAASAPGLGVATDWAMLPVILPEAGEARERIDRWFADRDVMPSVYAQVSGNEAIVGMVALDCGIGIVPQLVLRSSPFLDGVRVLDVTPELDPFRIGLCCRKSSLANPLVAALWELAADGARRG, encoded by the coding sequence ATGGATACTCGTGATTTACGCGCCTTCATGCTGCTCGCAGAGGCCTTGCACTTCGGGCAGGCCGCGCAGGCGGCACATCTGTCACCGTCGGCGTTGAGCCGTACGATCCAGCGTCTCGAGACTGAACTGGATTGCCGTCTGTTCGAGCGCAACAATCGCGAGGTGCGTCTTACGCGAGCGGGACGCGTGCTGCAGGTGCAGGCGCGGGAATTGTTCGAGCGTCTGCGTGGTCTGCGCGCACAGCTTGGAGCCGATTCACAGGCACTGCAGGGCAGTGTGAGTCTCTATTGTTCGGTGACCGCCAGCTACAGCCTGCTGGCGGGCTTGTTGTCTGGCTTTCGCAGCCGCCATCCGGCAGTCGAGGTGAACGTGCACACCGGCGATGAGGCGAGCGCGCTTGCGCGGGTGGTGCGCGGGCGCGAGGACGTCGCGATTGCTGCGCGTCCGGAACAGTTGCCGGCGGGCATCGCTTTCCTCGAGCTGGCGACCACACCACTGGTTTTCATTGCGCCGGCGACGGGGCGTTTTGCTGCATCCGCTCCGGGCCTTGGTGTGGCGACAGACTGGGCAATGCTGCCCGTGATCCTCCCGGAGGCGGGCGAGGCGCGTGAGCGGATCGATCGCTGGTTTGCCGACCGTGATGTGATGCCAAGCGTCTACGCGCAGGTTTCCGGCAATGAAGCCATCGTCGGCATGGTCGCGCTCGATTGCGGTATCGGCATCGTGCCGCAGCTCGTGTTGCGCTCCAGTCCGTTTCTCGACGGCGTGCGTGTGCTCGACGTGACGCCGGAGCTCGATCCGTTTCGCATCGGCTTGTGCTGTCGCAAGAGCTCGCTGGCGAATCCGCTCGTGGCAGCACTGTGGGAGCTTGCTGCAGACGGTGCACGTCGTGGCTGA